The following proteins come from a genomic window of Denitromonas sp.:
- a CDS encoding ABC transporter ATP-binding protein, translating to MSDAAIRIAGVRKRYGALKALDGVDLAVCQGEFFGLLGPNGAGKTTLISALAGLTRVDEGSLAVMGHDVVADYRQARRKLGVVPQELVFDPFFTVREALRLQSGYFGIRRNDAWIDEILASLDLTHKANANMRMLSGGMKRRVLVAQALVHRPPVIVLDEPTAGVDVELRQGLWQFIRRLNADGHTIVLTTHYLEEAQTLCNRIAMLKAGRVVALDTTDNLLKRFTSHTLRVRLGAPIGLDFLPGARDAGHGWVEIPFESYGEVEDMLSRIRLTGGQIEEMVLGEPDLEKVFMGVMHDA from the coding sequence ATGAGCGACGCGGCGATTCGCATTGCCGGGGTGCGCAAGCGTTATGGCGCGCTCAAGGCGCTCGACGGGGTGGATCTGGCGGTCTGCCAGGGCGAATTCTTCGGCCTGCTCGGCCCCAATGGCGCCGGCAAGACCACGCTGATCTCCGCACTGGCCGGTCTGACGCGGGTCGACGAGGGCTCGCTGGCGGTGATGGGTCACGACGTGGTGGCCGACTACCGCCAGGCGCGGCGCAAGCTTGGCGTGGTGCCGCAGGAACTGGTGTTCGACCCCTTCTTCACCGTGCGCGAAGCACTGCGCCTGCAGTCGGGTTATTTCGGCATCCGCCGCAACGACGCCTGGATCGACGAGATCCTCGCCAGCCTCGACCTCACCCACAAGGCCAACGCCAACATGCGCATGCTCTCGGGCGGCATGAAGCGGCGGGTGCTGGTGGCGCAGGCGCTGGTGCATCGCCCGCCGGTGATCGTGCTCGACGAGCCCACCGCGGGCGTGGATGTGGAGTTGCGCCAGGGGCTGTGGCAGTTCATCCGCCGGCTCAATGCCGACGGCCACACCATCGTGCTGACCACGCATTACCTGGAAGAAGCGCAGACCCTGTGCAACCGCATCGCCATGCTCAAGGCGGGGCGGGTGGTGGCGCTCGACACCACCGACAACCTGCTCAAGCGCTTTACTTCGCACACTCTGCGGGTGCGCCTCGGCGCGCCGATCGGCCTCGACTTCCTGCCCGGAGCGCGCGATGCCGGACACGGCTGGGTGGAGATTCCCTTCGAGTCCTATGGCGAGGTTGAGGACATGCTCTCGCGCATCCGCCTCACCGGCGGGCAGATCGAAGAGATGGTGCTCGGCGAACCGGACCTCGAAAAGGTCTTCATGGGGGTGATGCATGACGCCTGA
- a CDS encoding STAS domain-containing protein, translating to MTAGTPGWRPTGPLTLETAGAALAEARRAVADGVLRVDLSGVPQADSAGLALLLDIVREVARRGQALDIVGMPAGLRSLADLYGVTDLLPLDEAAPGA from the coding sequence GTGACGGCAGGTACGCCCGGCTGGCGGCCCACCGGCCCCCTGACGCTGGAGACGGCGGGGGCGGCGTTGGCCGAGGCGCGCCGCGCGGTGGCCGATGGCGTGTTGCGCGTCGACCTGTCGGGCGTGCCCCAGGCCGATTCGGCCGGACTGGCCTTGCTGCTCGACATCGTGCGCGAGGTGGCCCGGCGCGGGCAGGCGCTCGATATCGTCGGCATGCCGGCCGGTTTGCGCAGTCTGGCCGACCTCTACGGCGTGACCGACCTGTTACCCCTGGACGAGGCGGCGCCTGGCGCATGA
- a CDS encoding ABC transporter substrate-binding protein — MFGRKALMTGLVWLMSMSAWAAPSPDALVRTVMDEVLEIVRQDEAIQSGDASRAAALVDEKVLPHFDFRIMTSLAVGRDWRQATPAQRDRLIGEFRTLLVRTYSNALTQYRDQQIDFKPLRAKAGDTDVTVRTEVRQPGAKPVEIDYALEKQGENWKVYDVIVAGVSLVTNYRSSFASEIRSGGIDGLIKALEAKNDTLAGPAK; from the coding sequence ATGTTTGGACGGAAAGCCCTGATGACCGGGCTGGTGTGGCTGATGAGCATGAGCGCCTGGGCGGCACCGTCGCCCGATGCGCTGGTGCGCACGGTGATGGACGAAGTGCTCGAGATCGTGCGCCAGGACGAGGCGATCCAGTCGGGTGATGCCTCGCGGGCCGCGGCCCTGGTCGACGAGAAGGTGTTGCCGCATTTCGATTTTCGCATCATGACCTCGCTGGCCGTTGGCCGCGACTGGCGCCAGGCCACCCCGGCGCAGCGCGACCGCCTGATCGGCGAGTTCCGCACGCTGCTGGTGCGCACCTATTCCAACGCGCTGACCCAGTACCGCGACCAGCAGATTGACTTCAAGCCGCTGCGGGCCAAAGCCGGCGACACCGATGTGACGGTGCGCACCGAGGTGCGTCAGCCGGGCGCCAAACCGGTCGAGATCGACTACGCGCTCGAGAAGCAGGGCGAGAACTGGAAGGTCTACGACGTGATCGTGGCCGGCGTGTCGCTGGTGACCAACTACCGCAGCTCGTTTGCCTCCGAGATCCGCAGCGGCGGCATCGACGGCCTGATCAAGGCGCTCGAGGCCAAGAACGACACGCTGGCCGGACCCGCCAAGTGA
- a CDS encoding VacJ family lipoprotein → MTDLTTLRQPLAALAAALVLAGCATTGGDPRDPWEGYNRAMYSFNEGVDKAVFKPLAIGYDEVAPLPVKVTIGNFFGNIEDIWTGVNNLLQGKGSDGASDLGRVLINTTLGIFGVFDVATEMGIEKHDEDLGQTLAVWGVGDGPYFVVPFFGPRTLRDAAALPADLYGNSWVQPADIAARNSVTGLKMVHTRATLLGADRAASQGSLDKYVYIRDFYLQQRRYEIYDGNPPRERFDDARAPATEQHAIHAIEADGVAAGAMRLELAGLTGAGR, encoded by the coding sequence ATGACCGACTTGACGACTCTGCGCCAGCCGCTGGCGGCGCTGGCCGCCGCGCTGGTGCTGGCCGGCTGTGCCACCACCGGCGGTGACCCGCGCGATCCGTGGGAGGGTTACAACCGCGCCATGTACTCCTTCAATGAAGGGGTGGACAAGGCGGTGTTCAAGCCGCTGGCGATCGGCTACGACGAAGTGGCGCCGCTGCCGGTGAAAGTGACCATCGGCAACTTCTTCGGCAACATCGAGGACATCTGGACCGGCGTCAACAACCTGCTCCAGGGCAAGGGCAGCGACGGTGCCTCGGACCTGGGACGGGTGCTGATCAACACCACGCTGGGCATCTTCGGGGTGTTCGACGTGGCCACCGAGATGGGCATCGAGAAGCACGACGAAGACCTGGGCCAGACGCTGGCGGTGTGGGGCGTCGGCGACGGGCCGTACTTCGTGGTGCCGTTCTTCGGACCGCGCACCCTGCGCGACGCTGCGGCCTTGCCGGCCGACCTCTACGGCAACAGCTGGGTACAGCCGGCCGACATCGCGGCACGCAATTCGGTGACTGGCCTGAAAATGGTGCACACCCGCGCGACCTTGCTGGGCGCCGACCGGGCCGCCTCGCAGGGTAGCCTCGACAAGTACGTGTACATCCGCGACTTCTACCTGCAGCAACGCCGGTACGAAATCTACGACGGCAACCCGCCGCGCGAGCGCTTTGATGACGCCCGGGCGCCGGCGACGGAACAACACGCGATTCACGCCATCGAAGCCGATGGCGTGGCCGCGGGCGCGATGCGCCTCGAACTGGCTGGCCTGACCGGGGCCGGCCGCTGA
- the mlaD gene encoding outer membrane lipid asymmetry maintenance protein MlaD: protein MSRSTIDLWVGIFVLMGCAALLFLALKVGNLSASSFAENYTVEARFGNIGGLKVRAPVKVAGVVVGRVSDIRYDNERFEAVVSMALESRYAFPRDTIGAILTSGLLGEQYIGLEPGGDERNLQAGDTLKITQSAVVLEKLISQFLFDKAAEAPQQ, encoded by the coding sequence ATGAGCCGCTCAACGATCGACCTGTGGGTCGGTATCTTCGTCCTGATGGGCTGTGCCGCCCTGCTGTTTCTGGCGCTCAAGGTGGGCAACCTGTCGGCCTCGAGCTTTGCCGAGAATTACACCGTCGAGGCGCGCTTCGGCAATATCGGTGGTCTCAAGGTGCGGGCGCCGGTCAAGGTGGCCGGCGTGGTGGTGGGGCGGGTGTCCGACATCCGCTACGACAACGAGCGCTTCGAGGCGGTGGTGAGCATGGCGCTGGAGAGCCGTTACGCCTTTCCGCGCGACACCATCGGCGCCATCCTGACCTCCGGCCTGCTCGGCGAGCAGTACATCGGGCTGGAGCCTGGCGGCGACGAACGCAACCTGCAGGCGGGCGATACGCTCAAGATTACGCAGTCAGCTGTCGTTCTAGAGAAACTGATCAGCCAGTTCCTGTTCGACAAGGCGGCCGAGGCGCCGCAGCAGTGA
- the mlaE gene encoding lipid asymmetry maintenance ABC transporter permease subunit MlaE, which yields MIRRIGAMLIDGIWRLGFATRFLFLLLRYSGQSFGRLHLTLREIYFSGVLSLLIILVSGLFVGLVLGLQGYETLQRYGSSEALGVLVALSLTRELGPVVAGLLFASRAGSAVTAEIGLMKTTEQLKAMDMMAVNPIARVAAPRFWGGVISMPILAALFSAMGILGGWLIGVAFIGVDDGAFWSQMQAAVDIRYDIINGVIKSFVFGVAVSLIAVFEGYDCVPTAEGVSRAITRTVVSSALAILALDFVLTSFMFRG from the coding sequence ATGATCCGGCGCATTGGTGCGATGCTCATCGACGGCATCTGGCGGCTGGGGTTCGCGACCCGCTTCCTGTTCCTGCTGCTGCGCTATTCGGGGCAGTCCTTCGGGCGCCTGCACCTGACGCTGCGCGAGATCTATTTCAGCGGCGTGCTGTCGCTGCTGATCATCCTGGTGTCGGGCCTGTTCGTTGGCCTGGTGCTGGGCCTGCAGGGCTACGAGACCTTGCAGCGCTACGGCTCGAGCGAGGCGCTCGGGGTGCTGGTGGCCTTGTCGCTGACGCGCGAACTCGGGCCGGTGGTGGCCGGTCTGCTGTTTGCCAGCCGGGCCGGATCGGCGGTGACGGCCGAGATCGGCCTGATGAAAACCACCGAGCAGCTCAAGGCCATGGACATGATGGCGGTCAATCCGATCGCCCGTGTCGCGGCGCCGCGCTTCTGGGGCGGGGTGATTTCCATGCCCATCCTGGCCGCGCTGTTCTCGGCGATGGGCATCCTCGGCGGCTGGCTGATCGGGGTGGCCTTCATCGGCGTGGACGACGGCGCCTTCTGGTCGCAGATGCAGGCGGCGGTGGACATTCGCTATGACATCATCAATGGTGTCATCAAGAGTTTCGTGTTCGGCGTGGCGGTGTCACTGATTGCCGTCTTCGAGGGTTACGACTGCGTGCCCACGGCCGAAGGGGTTTCGCGGGCCATCACCCGCACTGTGGTGAGTTCGGCGCTGGCCATCCTGGCGCTGGATTTTGTACTGACATCTTTCATGTTCCGGGGCTAG
- a CDS encoding ABC transporter ATP-binding protein has translation MANREEQALVELRQVRFAYGEREILSGIDLTVHRGQLVAIMGGSGCGKTTLLRLIGGQLKASAGSVRVDGQELGELSTAQLYALRRRMGMLFQFGALFTDMSVFDNVAFPLREHTRLPESMLRDLVLMKLQAVGLRGGHALMPSELSGGMARRVALARAIALDPMLIMYDEPFAGLDPISLGVVGQLIRRLNDALGAASIMVTHDVVESLSIVDYVYFVSNGRIVAQGTPDEIRASKDAFVHQFVHAEPDGPVPFHMAAEPIGDVLMGKVAS, from the coding sequence GTGGCAAATCGCGAGGAACAAGCGCTGGTCGAGCTGCGGCAGGTGCGATTCGCCTATGGCGAGCGCGAGATCCTGTCGGGCATTGACCTGACCGTCCATCGCGGCCAGCTGGTGGCGATCATGGGGGGGAGCGGCTGTGGCAAGACCACGCTGCTGCGCCTGATCGGCGGTCAGCTCAAGGCCTCGGCGGGATCGGTGCGGGTCGATGGGCAGGAACTCGGTGAGTTGAGCACGGCGCAGCTGTATGCGCTGCGCCGCCGCATGGGCATGCTGTTCCAGTTCGGGGCACTGTTTACCGACATGTCGGTGTTCGACAACGTGGCTTTCCCGCTGCGCGAACACACGCGCCTGCCCGAATCGATGTTGCGTGACCTGGTGCTGATGAAGCTGCAGGCGGTTGGCCTGCGCGGCGGCCATGCGCTGATGCCGTCGGAGCTGTCCGGCGGCATGGCGCGACGGGTGGCGCTGGCGCGGGCGATTGCGCTGGACCCGATGCTGATCATGTACGACGAGCCCTTCGCCGGCCTCGATCCGATCTCGCTGGGGGTGGTTGGCCAGCTGATCCGCCGCCTCAACGATGCGCTGGGCGCGGCCTCGATCATGGTCACGCACGATGTGGTGGAGTCGCTGTCGATTGTCGATTACGTGTATTTCGTGTCCAACGGGCGCATCGTGGCGCAGGGCACGCCGGATGAAATCCGCGCCTCGAAGGATGCGTTCGTGCATCAGTTCGTGCATGCCGAGCCCGACGGGCCGGTACCATTCCACATGGCCGCCGAGCCGATTGGGGATGTGTTGATGGGCAAGGTGGCCTCATGA
- a CDS encoding sigma-54 dependent transcriptional regulator: protein MPQRPALLIVDDDELIVETLSALLEADFTILTAPTRRQAVDQVRALSAPPPLALVDLGLPPVPHRADEGFALIGDLLAHAPQMQIIVLSGQSEEGNARHARTLGALEFVAKPADPAYLRKILQDALDAARAVPGARATDGGLIGVSPVMLTVLDRIEQFADAPFPILIEGESGAGKERVAKQLHAASTRRERPFLTLNCAAIAPTLIEAALFGHARGAFTGAAGQRAGYFEEAGDGCLLLDEIGELPLELQPKLLRVLENGEFQRVGETQTRISRARVLAATNRDLRAEVHAGRFRADLYHRLSVFTLRVPPLRELGRDRLLLLDHFRARFAAQTRQPAFTLDETARSLWLDYDFPGNVRELKNIVIRLQTKHPGTTVDAALLTDELDRDHRTSAPPKAPTTTLDAFDTRVSEATAQLQTDPAFSLDDALKTQERAYVEAALRLADGNVSKAARLLGINRTTLYNRMDTLGLPRPQGSPVQ, encoded by the coding sequence ATGCCCCAGCGCCCCGCCCTGCTGATTGTCGACGACGACGAGCTGATCGTCGAAACGCTCAGCGCCTTGCTGGAGGCCGACTTCACCATTCTGACCGCGCCCACCCGCCGGCAGGCCGTCGACCAGGTCCGCGCCCTGTCGGCACCGCCGCCGCTGGCGCTGGTCGACCTGGGTCTGCCGCCCGTCCCGCATCGCGCCGACGAAGGCTTTGCCCTCATTGGCGACCTGCTCGCCCATGCCCCGCAGATGCAGATCATCGTCCTCTCCGGCCAGAGCGAAGAAGGCAACGCGCGCCATGCCCGCACCCTGGGGGCGCTCGAATTCGTCGCCAAACCGGCCGACCCCGCCTACCTGCGCAAGATCCTGCAGGACGCCCTCGACGCCGCCCGCGCCGTCCCCGGCGCCCGCGCCACCGACGGTGGCCTGATCGGCGTCAGCCCGGTCATGCTCACCGTGCTCGACCGTATCGAGCAGTTTGCCGATGCCCCCTTCCCGATCCTGATCGAAGGCGAATCCGGCGCCGGCAAGGAGCGTGTCGCCAAGCAACTGCACGCGGCCAGCACGCGCCGCGAGCGCCCCTTCCTGACCCTCAACTGTGCTGCCATTGCCCCCACCCTGATCGAAGCCGCCCTGTTCGGCCATGCCCGCGGCGCCTTCACCGGCGCCGCCGGCCAGCGCGCCGGCTACTTCGAAGAAGCCGGCGACGGCTGCCTGCTGCTCGACGAGATCGGCGAACTGCCCCTCGAACTGCAGCCCAAGCTGCTGCGGGTGCTCGAAAACGGCGAATTCCAGCGGGTCGGCGAAACCCAGACCCGCATCAGCCGCGCGCGCGTGCTGGCGGCCACCAACCGCGACCTGCGCGCCGAAGTCCACGCCGGGCGCTTCCGCGCCGACCTGTACCACCGCCTCAGCGTATTCACCCTGCGCGTGCCGCCCCTGCGCGAGCTCGGCCGTGACCGCCTGCTGCTGCTCGACCACTTCCGCGCCCGCTTCGCCGCACAGACCCGCCAGCCCGCTTTCACGCTCGACGAAACCGCCCGCAGCCTGTGGCTCGACTACGACTTCCCCGGCAATGTGCGCGAGCTGAAAAACATCGTCATCCGGCTGCAGACCAAGCACCCCGGCACCACGGTCGATGCGGCCCTGCTGACCGACGAGCTCGATCGCGACCACCGCACCAGCGCACCGCCCAAGGCCCCGACGACGACGCTCGACGCCTTCGACACGCGGGTGTCCGAGGCCACAGCGCAACTGCAGACAGACCCCGCGTTCAGCCTCGACGACGCCCTCAAGACCCAGGAGCGCGCCTATGTCGAAGCCGCGCTGCGCCTGGCCGACGGCAACGTCAGCAAGGCCGCGCGCCTGCTCGGCATCAACCGCACCACCCTGTACAACCGCATGGACACCCTCGGCCTGCCCCGGCCGCAGGGCAGCCCCGTTCAGTAA